In one window of Candidatus Rokuibacteriota bacterium DNA:
- a CDS encoding 4a-hydroxytetrahydrobiopterin dehydratase: MARPERLSQSEIARRLATLPGWTALDQGLHRVFTFRDFVDAFAFMTAAAHEAEALGHHPDWSNAYNRVTVDLITHEAGGITASDFALAARLDALAAEPAARADRLARASVSFAGRVAVVTGGAGALGQSICRRLLEAGATVCVPHRGAEGLEALRRRLGEAERARLHAAPADLSDETPLAAFVAGVLERHHRVDILVNAVGGFAGGDLASTPLPEWEHMLRLNLISAVVGCRAVLPPMLAAGHGRIVNIASRAVVPPAGGFIAYTVAKAAVITLTQALAEEGKGRGIAVNAVLPGTMDTPANRAAMPRADRSAWVSTDAVAGVVAYLASDEAGAISGACIPV, from the coding sequence GTGGCTCGACCCGAGCGGCTCAGCCAGAGCGAGATCGCCCGGCGGCTCGCGACCCTCCCCGGGTGGACCGCCCTCGACCAAGGGCTCCACCGTGTCTTCACCTTCCGGGACTTCGTCGACGCCTTCGCCTTCATGACGGCGGCGGCCCACGAGGCCGAGGCCCTGGGTCATCACCCCGACTGGTCCAACGCCTACAACCGGGTGACGGTGGACCTCATCACCCACGAGGCCGGGGGGATCACGGCGAGCGACTTCGCGCTGGCGGCCCGGCTGGACGCCCTCGCCGCCGAGCCTGCGGCGCGCGCGGACCGCCTCGCACGGGCGTCCGTGTCCTTCGCCGGCCGCGTGGCGGTGGTGACGGGGGGCGCGGGGGCGCTCGGACAGTCGATCTGCAGGCGGCTCCTCGAGGCCGGAGCCACCGTCTGCGTCCCGCACCGCGGAGCCGAGGGGCTCGAAGCGCTGCGCCGCCGCCTCGGGGAGGCGGAGCGCGCCCGGCTGCACGCGGCCCCGGCCGACCTGAGCGACGAGACGCCGCTCGCAGCCTTCGTCGCCGGCGTCCTCGAGCGTCACCACCGAGTGGACATCCTCGTCAATGCGGTGGGAGGCTTCGCCGGGGGCGACCTCGCCTCGACCCCCCTCCCCGAGTGGGAGCACATGCTGCGGCTCAACCTCATCTCGGCGGTGGTGGGGTGCCGCGCGGTGCTCCCGCCCATGCTCGCGGCGGGCCACGGGCGGATCGTCAACATCGCCTCGCGCGCGGTCGTGCCGCCCGCGGGGGGCTTCATCGCCTACACGGTGGCCAAGGCCGCCGTCATCACGCTCACCCAGGCCCTGGCCGAGGAGGGAAAGGGACGCGGCATCGCGGTGAACGCGGTGCTCCCAGGCACCATGGACACCCCCGCCAACCGAGCTGCGATGCCGCGCGCGGATCGCTCGGCGTGGGTCTCGACTGACGCCGTCGCAGGGGTGGTGGCATACCTCGCCTCCGATGAGGCGGGGGCCATCTCCGGCGCCTGCATCCCCGTCTGA
- a CDS encoding insulinase family protein, with the protein MARSWGMALGGIALMALAAGCGTLTPRATVIPRPAGSEDDLPSPTREVLPNGLRLIIQDHRAADIVAVYLWVGVGVRYERPDELGYSHFQEHMLFKGTDRWGPGHIDRAVEGVGGRSNAVTSFDYTTFYIVVPSEAMDTAIELLADMAFRSTFDPEEIAREREVIFEEARIEADNPRTAIVRQLYGLVFDGHPYGRPVLGARETMTAATRERLKEYNRRYYTPENMSVVVAGPVDPRAVRASVARTFGRAPASGYRPAPLPPPRPLAGGVRRQVERPEQQAHLALGWTAPRADDTDGFAVDLLASILAGAESSRLARRLRDEERLVSSISMSYAALMGGGIVSLRAELEAKDLSRVEEIVLEEIGKMQESGPTEEERVRALTRAESEHAFTIETSEGLANAYGIAETTWALEEELRYVERLRQVTREQIRDAARRFLSRTDYARLAFVPRKAQ; encoded by the coding sequence ATGGCCCGGAGCTGGGGCATGGCCCTCGGGGGGATCGCGCTCATGGCGCTGGCCGCCGGCTGCGGCACGCTGACGCCCCGGGCGACGGTGATTCCCCGACCGGCCGGCAGCGAGGACGACCTCCCCTCCCCGACCCGCGAGGTCCTGCCCAACGGGCTCCGCCTCATCATCCAGGACCACCGCGCCGCCGACATCGTGGCCGTGTACCTCTGGGTCGGGGTCGGGGTCCGCTACGAGCGGCCCGACGAGCTGGGCTACTCCCACTTCCAGGAGCACATGCTCTTCAAGGGCACGGACAGGTGGGGTCCCGGGCACATCGACCGCGCGGTGGAGGGGGTCGGCGGCCGCTCCAACGCGGTCACCTCGTTCGACTACACGACCTTCTACATCGTCGTCCCCTCCGAGGCCATGGACACGGCCATCGAGCTGCTGGCCGACATGGCCTTCCGCTCCACCTTCGATCCCGAGGAGATCGCGCGCGAGCGCGAGGTGATCTTCGAGGAGGCCCGCATCGAGGCCGACAATCCCAGGACCGCCATTGTGCGCCAGCTCTACGGCCTCGTCTTCGACGGCCATCCCTACGGCCGCCCGGTGCTCGGAGCCCGCGAGACGATGACCGCCGCCACCCGCGAGCGCCTGAAGGAGTACAACCGCCGCTACTACACGCCGGAGAACATGTCGGTGGTGGTGGCGGGCCCCGTGGATCCCCGAGCGGTGCGCGCCTCGGTGGCACGGACCTTCGGCCGGGCGCCCGCCTCGGGCTACCGTCCGGCGCCCCTGCCGCCGCCGCGCCCCCTCGCGGGCGGCGTGCGGCGCCAGGTCGAGCGCCCGGAGCAGCAGGCCCACCTGGCGCTCGGGTGGACGGCGCCGCGGGCGGACGACACGGACGGCTTCGCGGTGGACCTGCTCGCCTCGATCCTGGCGGGCGCGGAGAGCTCGCGGCTCGCCCGCCGGCTCCGTGACGAGGAGCGGCTCGTCTCGAGCATCAGCATGAGCTACGCCGCGCTCATGGGTGGGGGCATCGTGAGCCTCAGGGCGGAGCTGGAGGCGAAGGACCTCTCGCGGGTCGAGGAGATCGTCCTGGAGGAGATCGGGAAGATGCAGGAGAGCGGGCCCACGGAGGAGGAGCGCGTGCGGGCGCTGACCCGAGCCGAGTCCGAGCACGCCTTCACGATCGAGACCTCCGAGGGGCTGGCCAATGCCTACGGGATCGCCGAGACCACCTGGGCCCTCGAGGAGGAGCTCCGCTACGTGGAGCGGCTCCGGCAGGTCACCCGGGAGCAGATCCGGGACGCGGCCCGCCGGTTCCTGTCCCGCACTGACTACGCGCGGCTGGCCTTCGTGCCGAGAAAGGCCCAGTGA
- a CDS encoding insulinase family protein, with the protein MSAARPPLRPPGLRVATILLALLALLGPVPAAAQGQGPAVARVRLANGLTVLARENPTAPVVAISLGVRMGTRWETRENAGISNLLQLMVVRGTARLDGGQIVEAADRMGGSIDAYGDVDFSEIAATALSRHWVEMLELVADIALRPTLHEGTTRAVRDFLLRQIRNRGDKPYDAGLDALSARLFGDHGYAWNPLGLRESVERLDQVTLRAHYRLHYVPGQMVLAVSGRVKAPEVAAHAERLFGGAQAAPAPPLSPAALPVPSGAREVLEVAGAQAQILAGGLAPALTDPDHAAVKVLSTVLGGGMAGRFFSELRDKQGLAYTTGILYPTRADRSYILAQIGTAPENLERSEAALLRELRRIQQEPVSEEELRVAKAYLLGNLAMDRRTNARQAWYLAAFETAGVGHEFLDGYVTAVRRVTPVDVQRVARRYLSTLRTVVVRPPAR; encoded by the coding sequence GTGAGCGCGGCCCGTCCGCCCCTCCGCCCCCCCGGGCTCCGGGTCGCCACGATCCTGCTCGCCCTGCTGGCGCTCCTGGGGCCCGTGCCGGCGGCAGCGCAGGGGCAGGGGCCGGCCGTCGCGCGCGTGAGGCTCGCCAACGGGCTGACGGTGCTCGCGCGCGAGAACCCCACGGCGCCCGTGGTGGCCATCTCGCTCGGGGTGCGCATGGGCACGCGCTGGGAGACGCGGGAGAATGCCGGGATCTCCAACCTCCTCCAGCTCATGGTGGTGCGGGGTACGGCCAGGCTGGACGGCGGCCAGATCGTGGAGGCCGCCGACCGCATGGGCGGGAGCATCGACGCCTACGGGGACGTGGACTTCTCGGAGATCGCGGCCACGGCGCTGTCCCGCCACTGGGTCGAGATGCTCGAGCTGGTGGCCGACATCGCGCTCCGCCCGACGCTGCACGAGGGCACGACCCGGGCCGTGCGCGACTTCCTCCTGCGGCAGATCCGGAACCGCGGCGACAAGCCCTACGACGCGGGGCTGGACGCGCTGTCGGCGCGCCTCTTCGGCGACCACGGCTATGCCTGGAATCCGCTTGGCCTCAGGGAGAGCGTGGAGCGGCTGGACCAGGTGACGCTCCGGGCGCATTACCGCCTCCACTACGTGCCGGGGCAGATGGTGCTGGCCGTCAGCGGCCGCGTGAAGGCGCCAGAGGTCGCGGCGCACGCGGAGCGGCTCTTCGGCGGCGCGCAGGCGGCCCCGGCGCCCCCGCTCTCCCCGGCGGCCCTGCCGGTCCCGTCCGGCGCCAGGGAAGTCCTCGAGGTGGCGGGGGCGCAGGCGCAGATCCTGGCAGGTGGGCTCGCACCGGCGCTCACGGACCCCGACCATGCGGCCGTGAAGGTGCTCAGCACGGTGCTCGGCGGGGGGATGGCCGGGCGGTTCTTCTCGGAGCTACGCGACAAGCAGGGGCTGGCCTACACGACCGGGATCCTCTACCCCACGCGCGCGGACCGGAGCTACATCCTCGCGCAGATCGGGACGGCGCCGGAGAACCTGGAGAGGTCGGAGGCCGCGCTGCTGCGCGAGCTGCGGCGGATCCAGCAGGAGCCGGTGTCGGAGGAGGAGCTGCGCGTCGCCAAGGCGTACCTCCTGGGCAACCTGGCGATGGATCGCCGCACCAACGCGCGCCAGGCCTGGTACCTGGCCGCCTTCGAGACGGCAGGCGTGGGCCACGAGTTCCTCGACGGCTACGTGACGGCGGTGCGGCGGGTGACGCCGGTGGACGTTCAGCGCGTGGCCCGACGCTACCTGTCGACGCTGCGCACGGTGGTCGTTCGGCCCCCCGCCCGCTGA
- a CDS encoding cytidylate kinase family protein, translated as MSIVAISQTLGSLGEEIGRQLAQTLSWQCADREIILEAASRFGEGVMTLEHFTEEKPSLWERFSDTHHRYQTFVETIILEMAARDNLVISGRGSSLVLRRVRHALKVRVIAPELLRARRIEVRQGLTAEAAEHLVRQSDRERAARLKFLFHVDWEDPLLYDMTLNTERVDGEEACHLVRELLVSERFRPTAESLAEVGDLSLAARARATLMTNPETRRLALGITCRDGWLTVSGGVDREQQRKTVEEALAGIPGARGVQNEVVVTAPAMARL; from the coding sequence ATGAGCATCGTGGCCATATCCCAGACCCTCGGCAGCCTGGGCGAGGAGATCGGTCGTCAGCTCGCCCAGACCCTGTCCTGGCAATGCGCGGACAGGGAGATCATCCTCGAGGCCGCCAGCCGGTTCGGCGAGGGCGTGATGACCCTCGAGCACTTCACGGAGGAGAAGCCGAGCCTCTGGGAGCGCTTCAGCGACACGCATCACCGGTACCAGACCTTCGTCGAGACCATCATCCTGGAGATGGCGGCGCGCGACAACCTGGTCATCTCGGGCCGCGGCTCGTCCCTGGTGCTGCGCCGGGTCCGGCACGCGCTGAAGGTCCGGGTCATCGCGCCCGAGCTGCTCCGGGCCCGCCGCATCGAGGTGCGGCAGGGGCTGACGGCAGAGGCCGCCGAGCACCTCGTGCGGCAGAGCGACCGGGAGCGCGCGGCCCGCCTCAAGTTCCTCTTCCACGTGGACTGGGAGGACCCGCTGCTCTACGACATGACGCTCAACACCGAGCGTGTGGACGGGGAGGAGGCCTGCCACCTCGTCCGGGAGCTGCTGGTCAGCGAGCGGTTCCGTCCGACGGCCGAGTCGCTCGCCGAGGTCGGCGACCTGAGTCTGGCCGCGCGCGCCCGCGCCACGCTCATGACGAATCCCGAGACGCGGCGTCTCGCCCTCGGTATCACGTGCCGGGACGGCTGGCTGACCGTGAGCGGAGGTGTGGACCGGGAGCAGCAGCGGAAGACGGTCGAGGAGGCCCTGGCCGGGATCCCGGGCGCGAGGGGGGTGCAGAACGAGGTGGTCGTGACCGCGCCCGCCATGGCGCGCCTCTAG